Proteins encoded by one window of Kribbella italica:
- a CDS encoding carbohydrate ABC transporter permease has translation MTTLPTDPAAQVVAPALTTTADRRPPKRRRPLGTASWYVTALFISSVMVVPLLWMITIGLKSRTAVFEVPPRLLPREFNWSNFIDGPEAINFGRLLLNSSVITALSVLGGVLTAMMAGYALARLRFPGRKVWFYLFVGSMLLPGVVGLIPLFQLYKSIGWYDTWLPLIVPAFFGGNPLFIFLARQYFLAIPYSIDEAAKIDGAGHLRIFVSVMLPLTRPAWITMAILAFQASWNDFLNPLVYLYSADKWPLSVGMASFISPFAGQTPDWSYYMATNLLYMLPPLILFFAAQRYFIQGLGSLGSTTQK, from the coding sequence GTGACAACACTCCCGACTGACCCGGCGGCGCAGGTCGTCGCGCCCGCTCTCACCACCACTGCCGACCGCCGCCCGCCGAAACGACGACGTCCTCTCGGTACGGCGTCCTGGTACGTGACGGCGTTGTTCATCAGTTCGGTGATGGTGGTTCCGCTGCTGTGGATGATCACCATCGGGCTGAAGAGCCGTACCGCCGTCTTCGAGGTACCGCCCCGGCTGCTCCCGCGCGAGTTCAACTGGAGCAACTTCATCGACGGGCCGGAGGCCATCAACTTCGGCCGGCTGCTGCTGAACTCGTCGGTGATCACCGCGCTGAGCGTGCTCGGCGGCGTGCTGACCGCGATGATGGCCGGCTACGCGCTGGCCCGGCTGCGCTTCCCCGGCCGCAAGGTCTGGTTCTACCTGTTCGTCGGCAGCATGCTGCTGCCCGGCGTGGTCGGACTGATCCCGTTGTTCCAGCTGTACAAGAGCATCGGCTGGTACGACACCTGGCTGCCGCTGATCGTGCCCGCCTTCTTCGGTGGGAACCCGCTGTTCATCTTCCTGGCCCGGCAGTACTTCCTGGCCATCCCGTACTCGATCGACGAGGCGGCCAAGATCGACGGCGCCGGGCACCTGCGGATCTTCGTCAGCGTGATGCTCCCGCTGACCCGGCCGGCCTGGATCACGATGGCGATCCTGGCCTTCCAGGCGTCCTGGAACGACTTCCTCAACCCGCTGGTCTACCTGTACTCCGCCGACAAGTGGCCGTTGTCGGTCGGGATGGCGTCGTTCATCTCGCCGTTCGCCGGCCAGACGCCGGACTGGAGCTACTACATGGCCACCAACCTGCTCTACATGCTGCCGCCGCTGATCCTCTTCTTCGCCGCGCAGCGCTACTTCATCCAGGGCCTCGGCTCGCTCGGCAGCACCACCCAGAAGTGA
- a CDS encoding extracellular solute-binding protein has protein sequence MKTRIIGTTLACAGLLTATACSGSDGGGSSDGPVTVTVMTWESAETNAAIDKALAGFQDPDVKVQRIDTPSGGYGDKLASLTQAKKLPDLFWCGNDTEQQYTSQGLLVDWSQRINDGSGDFKAGNFVGSAMENWKTADGLMGGLPSLMNTYGVWYNADAFKAAGVTEPKAGWTWDEMYAAAGKLANKGGAKYGLVADQLTSADAPFTMSMYSVSAGGAPFTDNVNHPTKAEADGKYLEGVTKLVDAIKSGAVAPAGYDASNVQALFSAGKVPMMFGGQWLAAGFQTDKPKVKYGFAPFPQVDTPTTLYDSVGICTPQYTPNEDATYKVLEYLNTKVWDAVLPASPVAPPAYTPAQESYYAALTKAGQSTVVDTVKADLAAEKTVGVRFTTQWAAQVADLTTAHYLPVLQGKKPVSDLQTYVDKINELIKSGG, from the coding sequence GTGAAGACTCGAATCATCGGTACCACCTTGGCCTGCGCCGGGTTGCTCACGGCAACGGCCTGCAGCGGCTCGGACGGCGGCGGCAGCAGTGACGGACCGGTCACCGTCACCGTGATGACGTGGGAGTCGGCCGAGACCAACGCGGCGATCGACAAGGCCTTGGCCGGGTTCCAGGATCCCGACGTGAAGGTCCAGCGGATCGACACCCCGAGCGGCGGGTACGGCGACAAGCTCGCGTCGCTGACCCAGGCCAAGAAGCTGCCCGACCTGTTCTGGTGCGGTAACGACACCGAGCAGCAGTACACCTCGCAGGGCCTGCTGGTCGACTGGTCCCAGCGGATCAACGACGGGAGCGGCGACTTCAAGGCCGGCAACTTCGTCGGGTCGGCGATGGAGAACTGGAAGACCGCCGACGGGCTGATGGGCGGGCTGCCGTCGCTGATGAACACGTACGGCGTCTGGTACAACGCCGACGCGTTCAAGGCCGCCGGCGTGACCGAGCCGAAGGCCGGGTGGACCTGGGACGAGATGTACGCCGCGGCCGGGAAGCTGGCCAACAAGGGCGGCGCGAAGTACGGGCTGGTCGCCGACCAGCTCACCTCGGCGGACGCGCCGTTCACGATGAGCATGTACTCGGTGTCGGCCGGCGGCGCGCCGTTCACCGACAACGTGAACCACCCGACCAAGGCCGAGGCCGACGGCAAGTACCTGGAGGGCGTGACCAAGCTGGTCGACGCGATCAAGTCCGGCGCGGTCGCACCGGCCGGGTACGACGCGTCGAACGTGCAGGCGCTGTTCTCGGCGGGCAAGGTGCCGATGATGTTCGGCGGGCAGTGGCTGGCGGCCGGGTTCCAGACCGACAAGCCGAAGGTGAAGTACGGCTTCGCGCCGTTCCCGCAGGTGGACACGCCGACGACGCTGTACGACTCGGTCGGCATCTGCACGCCGCAGTACACGCCGAACGAGGACGCGACGTACAAGGTGCTGGAGTACCTGAACACGAAGGTGTGGGACGCCGTCCTGCCCGCGTCGCCGGTCGCTCCCCCGGCGTACACGCCGGCCCAGGAGAGCTACTACGCCGCGCTCACCAAGGCCGGCCAGTCCACGGTCGTCGACACGGTCAAGGCCGACCTGGCCGCCGAGAAGACGGTGGGCGTCCGCTTCACCACCCAATGGGCCGCTCAGGTTGCCGATCTGACCACGGCCCACTACCTGCCGGTCCTCCAGGGCAAGAAGCCGGTCTCGGACCTGCAGACCTACGTCGACAAGATCAACGAGCTCATCAAGTCCGGCGGGTGA
- a CDS encoding carbohydrate ABC transporter permease, whose protein sequence is MARVSRGGTSRGGMSRNAGSDVRAAYLFIAPAIIGFTVFVAYPLVRSFVLSLTRDNGLTDPVFVGLGNFRRLFTVDPAFWPSLRATGYLVVLYVPLSLALGLALAMFCNQRFAGVRVVRTLAYLPVVLPAVATITLWKFILNPQVGLLNTILDKLHLPTSSWLASPTMSMPSIVIVMLWGVGGTMIIFLAALQAVPTELYEAARVDGAGSASVFWRITMPMISPIMLLQVILQTTAALQTFNQPKILTGGGPGFSTNVLMLSIYNNGFSNLGRVPQLGYASAQVWVLFVIIIAVIALTAKFSSLWTYSDNTPD, encoded by the coding sequence ATGGCCCGGGTGAGCCGCGGCGGGACGAGCCGCGGCGGGATGAGCCGCAACGCGGGCTCCGACGTGCGGGCGGCGTACCTGTTCATCGCGCCGGCGATCATCGGCTTCACGGTCTTCGTGGCCTATCCCCTGGTCCGGTCGTTCGTGCTGTCGCTGACCCGCGACAACGGCCTGACCGACCCGGTGTTCGTTGGACTCGGCAACTTCCGGCGGCTGTTCACCGTCGACCCCGCGTTCTGGCCTTCGCTGCGGGCCACCGGCTACCTGGTGGTGCTGTACGTCCCGCTGTCCCTGGCCCTCGGACTCGCGCTCGCGATGTTCTGCAACCAGCGCTTCGCCGGTGTCCGGGTGGTGCGCACGCTCGCGTACCTGCCCGTCGTCCTGCCGGCCGTCGCGACCATCACGCTGTGGAAGTTCATCCTCAACCCCCAGGTCGGGCTGCTGAACACGATCCTGGACAAGCTGCACCTGCCGACCAGCTCGTGGCTGGCCAGCCCGACGATGTCGATGCCGTCGATCGTGATCGTGATGCTGTGGGGCGTCGGCGGCACGATGATCATCTTCCTGGCCGCGCTGCAGGCGGTCCCGACCGAGCTGTACGAGGCGGCGCGGGTGGACGGCGCCGGGTCCGCGTCGGTGTTCTGGCGGATCACGATGCCGATGATCAGCCCGATCATGCTGCTGCAGGTGATCCTGCAGACCACGGCCGCGCTGCAGACGTTCAACCAGCCGAAGATCCTGACCGGCGGCGGTCCGGGCTTCAGCACCAACGTGCTGATGCTGTCGATCTACAACAACGGCTTCTCCAACCTCGGCCGGGTCCCGCAGCTCGGGTACGCCTCGGCCCAGGTCTGGGTGCTGTTCGTGATCATCATCGCCGTGATCGCCCTGACCGCGAAGTTCTCCTCGCTCTGGACCTACAGTGACAACACTCCCGACTGA
- the egtD gene encoding L-histidine N(alpha)-methyltransferase → MTLIDVHLTPDYTSRALREDARAGLTADPKWLAPKWFYDARGSELFEQITRLPEYYPTRAEREILQARAAEIAELTGAHTLVELGSGSSEKTRLLLDGLRDHGTLTTFVPLDVSETALREAAAAINADYPELTVHGVVGDFTAHLDKLPGDAPRVVAFLGGTIGNLLPTERETFYTSVREGLEPGEWLLLGTDLVKNPATLVAAYDDSAGVTGEFNRNVLRVLNRQLGADFDVDAFSHLAVWNPENEWIEMHLRADRAMRVLIPEIGLEVDFAEGEEMSTEISAKFHRYGVEAELGKAGFTPGAWWTDTEERFALSLWQAV, encoded by the coding sequence GTGACCCTGATCGACGTTCATCTGACCCCGGACTACACCTCCCGCGCCCTGAGGGAGGACGCCCGGGCCGGACTGACCGCGGACCCGAAGTGGCTGGCGCCGAAGTGGTTCTACGACGCCCGCGGCAGCGAGCTCTTCGAGCAGATCACCCGCCTGCCCGAGTACTACCCGACCCGCGCCGAGCGCGAGATCCTGCAGGCCCGCGCCGCCGAGATCGCCGAGCTGACCGGCGCGCACACGCTGGTCGAGCTCGGCTCCGGCTCCTCGGAGAAGACCCGCCTGCTGCTCGACGGCCTGCGCGACCACGGCACGCTCACCACGTTCGTCCCGCTCGACGTCTCCGAGACCGCCCTGCGCGAAGCGGCCGCGGCGATCAACGCCGACTACCCGGAGCTGACGGTGCACGGCGTCGTCGGCGACTTCACCGCCCACCTCGACAAACTCCCCGGCGACGCGCCCCGCGTGGTCGCGTTCCTCGGCGGCACGATCGGCAACCTGCTGCCGACCGAGCGCGAGACCTTCTACACCTCGGTCCGTGAGGGCCTCGAACCAGGCGAGTGGCTCCTGCTCGGCACCGACCTGGTCAAGAACCCCGCCACCCTGGTCGCGGCGTACGACGACAGCGCCGGCGTCACGGGCGAGTTCAACCGCAACGTCCTCCGCGTCCTCAACCGCCAGCTCGGCGCCGACTTCGACGTCGACGCCTTCAGCCACCTGGCTGTCTGGAACCCCGAGAACGAGTGGATCGAGATGCACCTGCGCGCCGACCGCGCGATGCGCGTCCTGATCCCCGAGATCGGCCTCGAGGTCGACTTCGCCGAGGGCGAGGAGATGAGCACCGAGATCTCCGCGAAGTTCCACCGCTACGGCGTCGAAGCCGAACTCGGCAAGGCCGGCTTCACCCCCGGCGCCTGGTGGACCGACACCGAAGAACGCTTCGCGCTCTCCCTCTGGCAAGCCGTCTGA